In the genome of Drosophila subpulchrella strain 33 F10 #4 breed RU33 chromosome 2L, RU_Dsub_v1.1 Primary Assembly, whole genome shotgun sequence, one region contains:
- the LOC119546185 gene encoding L-2-hydroxyglutarate dehydrogenase, mitochondrial, whose protein sequence is MAQVRLLVQGVRRGLLNVGVAMPHESTATNKRFQHSSSNCVDYDLVVVGGGIVGAASAREILLRHPSLKVAILEKECQLAMHQSGHNSGVIHAGIYYKPGTLKARLCVEGMHLAYAYLDEHKIPYKKTGKLIVATDEKEVKLLEDLEKRGIANNVPDLRMIEGDEIQEIEPYCKGLKALHSPHTGIVDWGLVTRHYGQDFTRSGGDIYLNFNVSKFTETKEGTDFPVTIHGAKPGQTVRTKNVLTCGGLQSDLLAEKTGCPKDPRILPFRGEYLLLSKEKQHMVKGNIYPVPDPRFPFLGVHFTPRMDGSIWLGPNAVLALKREGYTWGDINLFELFDALRYPGFIKMASKYIGFGLSEMSKSWFINLQVKALQKYIPDITEYDIQRGPAGVRAQAMDLQGNLVDDFVFDRGEGSGPLAKRVLHCRNAPSPGATSSLAIAKMIADKIEKEFSIGK, encoded by the exons ATGGCACAGGTGCGACTGCTGGTACAGGGCGTTCGGAGGGGACTGCTcaatgtgggcgtggccatgCCCCACGAATCCACCGCGACCAATAAAAGATTTCAGCACAGCTCGTCGAATTGCGT AGACTATGATCTGGTTGTGGTTGGCGGTGGTATTGTGGGTGCTGCCTCGGCCCGTGAGATCCTTCTGCGCCATCCATCCCTAAAAGTAGCCATCTTGGAGAAGGAATGCCAGTTGGCGATGCACCAGAGTGGACACAATTCCGGAGTGATCCATGCTGGCATCTATTATAAGCCTGGCACGCTGAAAGCCCGCCTTTGTGTGGAGGGCATGCATCTGGCCTATGCTTATTTGGATGAACATAAGATCCCGTACAAGAAAACCGGCAAACTGATTGTGGCCACGGATGAGAAAGAGGTGAAGCTGCTGGAGGATCTGGAGAAGCGTGGCATTGCCAACAATGTGCCGGATCTAAGGATGATCGAAGGTGATGAGATCCAGGAGATCGAACCCTACTGCAAGGGACTGAAGGCTCTCCACAGCCCGCACACCGGAATTGTTGACTGGGGATTGGTTACCAGGCATTATGGCCAGGATTTCACTCGAAGCGGTGGTGATATATACCTAAATTTCAATGTCAGCAAATTCACCGAGACCAAAGAGGGAACCGATTTCCCAGTCACCATCCATGGCGCCAAGCCTGGTCAAACAGTTCGCACCAAAAACGTCCTGACCTGCGGTGGGCTGCAATCCGACTTGCTGGCCGAGAAGACAGGATGCCCCAAAGATCCCCGGATTCTGCCATTCCGTGGAGAGTACTTGCTGCTGTCCAAGGAAAAACAGCATATGGTTAAGGGCAACATCTATCCGGTGCCAGATCCCCGTTTCCCCTTCTTGGGAGTTCATTTCACGCCGCGGATGGACGGATCCATCTGGCTGGGACCAAATGCCGTTCTGGCTCTTAAACGAGAAGGTTACAC GTGGGGTGACATCAATCTTTTCGAGCTTTTTGACGCCCTACGCTATCCGGGCTTTATCAAGATGGCCAGCAAGTACATCGGCTTCGGACTGAGCGAGATGTCCAAGTCGTGGTTCATTAACCTGCAGGTCAAGGCGTTGCAAAAGTACATCCCGGACATCACGGAGTACGACATCCAGCGCGGTCCAGCGGGAGTTCGTGCCCAGGCAATGGATCTGCAGGGCAACCTGGTGGACGACTTCGTCTTCGATCGCGGCGAGGGATCGGGACCACTGGCCAAGCGTGTTCTTCACTGCAGAAACGCCCCATCGCCAGGAGCAACCAGCAGTCTCGCCATCGCCAAGATGATTGCCGACAAGATCGAGAAAGAGTTCTCCATCGGCAAGTGA